CATCAGGCCGTCGAACAGGAACCAACCCGGCTTGCCGGTGGCGGCCCACGCGTAGCGGTAGTCGCGGCCGGTGTGGGCGCCGTTGATCATGCCGAACTCGCTGATCGAGTCGGTCAGTCGCTCCTCGCGGGTCTCGCCCGTGACCAGGTTGAATCGCCACCGGTGCAGTCGGGTCTGCAGACGGTCGAGCGCCAGGAACCGGAACATCTTCTGCCACTTGTCGTCGGTGTCGACGTCCACCGGGGCCGGATCGTCCTCGAAGAACCCGTCGAGCACGATCTCGTCGCCGTCCTCGTAGGCGTTGGTGAAGTGCAGCACGAACGTCGGGTCGGCCTCGAACCACTTGACGTCCCCCGCCCCGCCGCGGCGCGGCACCACGGCGAACCGCGACGGCATGTCGGGGTGGAAGCCCGGCAGGTGGATGTTGGCCTCCAACAGCTTGGGATCCCAGAACAGCGGGAAGTCGTTGAAGATGGCGTAGTTCTCGGTGAACGCCATGTCGTGCGGCAGGCGTGGGCCGGGCAGTTCGATGTCGGCGGTGTGCACCACGGTGTTGGTCTCGTCGACCACGCCGTAGCGCAGGTAGGGCGCCTGCTTGGAGTAGCTGAAGTACAGCAGTTCACCGGTGCGATCGTCGACCTTGGGGTGCGCCGACACGCCCCAGTCTGAGGGGAACCCGCCGTTCCATTCCTCCTTGCCCAGCGTCTCGGCTGTGTACGGGTTCAGCCGGTACAGGTCGCCGCACTGCCAGAAACTGGTGAGCGCGACGCCGCGGTGCACGACGACGTCGGTGCTGGAGGCATCCTTCATCAGAGTCCTTGCGCCCCAACCATAGTCGCGCTTGGCGGCCTGGATGGGCTCGGCAACGCCCGGCCACAGTGCGCCGCCGGCCTCGTTCTCTTCGAGGAACCCATCGGTGCGCACGAACCGGTTGCGGTAGAACGCCTTCCCGTCGCGGAAGCCCACCACGTGCAGCATCCCGTCACCGTCGAACGGGTGGTAGAAGGTCAGCGAAGGATGCAGGGGGTTCTCGGTGTTGCGCAGGTACACGCCGTCGAGGTCGCGGGGGATCTCACCCTCGAGCACCGTCAGATCGTCGGCCTGCCACTCGGTGTTCTGCGGTCGCCACGGCCCGGCGCGGTACGGGTGATCGTCGTCCTCGGGCAGTGTCGACAGAAGCTTGCCGATCACATCGGTGTTCATCTCAGTTCTCTCCTTGGGACACTACGAAACTCACGGTCGTGGCGGTGCTGCCGCCGATGTTCAGGGTCGCGAAACTGCTGGCGTCTTCGACTTGGTAGTCACCCGCCGTGCCGCTGACCTGGCGGCTCGCGTCCAGCAGCATGCGGATACCGGTCGCGCCCACGGGGTGTCCGCCGCCGATCAGTCCGCCGCTGGGGTTGATCGGCAGTCGTCCGCCGATCTCGATCTCGCCGCTCTCGATCGCCTTCCAGGATTCACCGGGTCCGGTCAGGCCGATGTGGTCGATCGCCAGGTACTCGCTGGGCGTGAAGCAGTCGTGCACCTCGAAGCCGCCGAGGTCGTCAAGGGTGACACGGGCGCGGGTCAGCGCGTCCTGCACCGCGTCGCGCACATGCGGAAGCACGTGGGGATCGTCGGCCGAGCGCGTGAGCTTCTGCTGAAGCCCAAGGCCGACGGTGCGATGCCCCCACCCTTCGATGCGGGCCATCGGACGGGCCGACGGGTGGTCGCGCAGCCAGGCGTCGGTGACAAGGACGATGCCGGCGCCGCCGTCGGTCATCTGGCTGCAGTCCAGGCGCCGGATCCGGCCCTCGGTGACGGGGTTGTTGACGTCATCGGCGGTGATCGGGTCGGGGACCACCCAGTCCCGCGTCTGAGCCAGCGGGTTATTGCGCGCATTGGCGAAGTTGAGCGTGGCGATCGCGCGCAGGTGCTGCTCATCGAGGCCATAGCGGCGGTCGTACTCGTCGGCGACCAGGCTGAACATGTACGGCCACATGTAGCTGCAGTCCTGGCCCTCGTGCCCGGTCCAGGCGGCCGCACCGAGATTCGCCGCGCCCACGTCGCCCGGCACGGTCTTCTCCAACTCGACGCCCACGACCAGAGCGATGCCGTAGTTGCCTGCCCGCAGATCGGCGATGGCTGCGAGGGTCGCGACGCTGCCCGAGGCGCAGGCGGCCTCGTGCCGGGTCGCGGGCAGGCCCCACA
The DNA window shown above is from Mycolicibacterium confluentis and carries:
- a CDS encoding acetyl-CoA acetyltransferase, with protein sequence MTGVWVLGGYQSDFARNLSREGVDFAGLTSEIVEHTLQRSRVDAADIEVIHVANAFGEMFASQGHLGAMPATVHDDLWGLPATRHEAACASGSVATLAAIADLRAGNYGIALVVGVELEKTVPGDVGAANLGAAAWTGHEGQDCSYMWPYMFSLVADEYDRRYGLDEQHLRAIATLNFANARNNPLAQTRDWVVPDPITADDVNNPVTEGRIRRLDCSQMTDGGAGIVLVTDAWLRDHPSARPMARIEGWGHRTVGLGLQQKLTRSADDPHVLPHVRDAVQDALTRARVTLDDLGGFEVHDCFTPSEYLAIDHIGLTGPGESWKAIESGEIEIGGRLPINPSGGLIGGGHPVGATGIRMLLDASRQVSGTAGDYQVEDASSFATLNIGGSTATTVSFVVSQGEN
- a CDS encoding carotenoid oxygenase family protein codes for the protein MNTDVIGKLLSTLPEDDDHPYRAGPWRPQNTEWQADDLTVLEGEIPRDLDGVYLRNTENPLHPSLTFYHPFDGDGMLHVVGFRDGKAFYRNRFVRTDGFLEENEAGGALWPGVAEPIQAAKRDYGWGARTLMKDASSTDVVVHRGVALTSFWQCGDLYRLNPYTAETLGKEEWNGGFPSDWGVSAHPKVDDRTGELLYFSYSKQAPYLRYGVVDETNTVVHTADIELPGPRLPHDMAFTENYAIFNDFPLFWDPKLLEANIHLPGFHPDMPSRFAVVPRRGGAGDVKWFEADPTFVLHFTNAYEDGDEIVLDGFFEDDPAPVDVDTDDKWQKMFRFLALDRLQTRLHRWRFNLVTGETREERLTDSISEFGMINGAHTGRDYRYAWAATGKPGWFLFDGLMRHDLKTGAEERFSFGEGVYGSETAMAPRVGSAAEDDGYLVTITTDMNTDASYCLVFDAARVADGPVCKLALPERVSSGTHSTWVAGGELRRWRTDDSAAAAIGM